From Salmo salar chromosome ssa21, Ssal_v3.1, whole genome shotgun sequence:
GTGACGGCCCCGTGTTCCGACACATCCTCAACTTCCTGCGGACCGGAGACCTGCAGCTACCCGACGACTTCCGAGAGGCGGGCCTTCTGAGACGGGAAGCAGAGTTCTACCGCCTCAGCGGATTGGTGGAAGCCATTTTGGAGTGGGAGGAGCTGCGGGCGGTACAGCGAGAGCCCGCCTTCCTGGAGGTGACTGACGAGAGGTCACAGGGCTTCAAGGTGTACTGTAGTGACCCCACTTTCATTGACAAGGTCAAAGGTCGCCTGGTTCAGATCTCAAAGAGCCGGCTGGACGGCTTCCCGGAAGAGTTTGAAGTGTCGTCCAACGTGATCCAGTTCCGCCACTTCATCAAGTCAGAACCGGGCTCCAGGCTGGTGCTGAAGCAGGACAGTACCTTTGTGTGTACTCTGGAGTGTCTGAAGCTAGAGACGGTGATGCTGGCCCTGAAAGCTGGCTTCTCTATCATCACCTCTCTGGACAGCAGCAAGGGATCTGTGGTGGCCGCAGAGGCACTGCACTTTGtcaagtaagagagggaagagaggggaagaggaaaagatgggggagagggatcTGGGAGAGAATGGACAGGGAGGTGGAAAGAGAATGGGGCAGGTAACAGGCAGGTAGagaggggaactagagggaggaGAAAGGTGTCTGATTCCAGATTGACCCCTAGCCCCTGGGCTGGAACTGATGCAGGACAGCCCGTTTCTCTTCACTGCTGCAGGACAGAACACACACTCTCAGAGGAACAGTCTCCTACTGGATTGCATCAAGCTGCTTTTTCCATCCTGTCTGCTCCCCCTTCAAACCAGCCTTTGTGTGCACAGTGAGgtattacagtatgtgtgttcagTTGCTGTGTTTAGTTGCTGTGTTCTAGTATTTAGTTGTGTGACCAAGCCTTTTTCTGGATCCTGAGGGGAGTGGTAGAGTGGAAGAATGCACTGACTGACCTGACGGTTGCTGATTATTGGACAAAAACAATTGTTTTATTCCAGAAACTTCTCACATATAGCCTGACTGGATGAGAGGTGTGCTTTGCAGAAAATATACACGTAGGGTTTAGACCCAAGGTTTCAAATCTAGCATGATGCATGTGCAGTGAAGATTTTCAAATCAGAAACCAACTTTGTGATTGTTTGATCGCCTGTGCTGTGAGTGAGTAAATGACAATGTGTTCATTTGGATATGTGAATGTTTTGTTTTACACACAATAAAAGTAATGAATATTGTCAGTCTTTACATGATTATCTTGTTAAATATTACAGACATATAGCATCTGCAAATTGGTTTGGAATATTTCTTCCACAACACCAGGAATTTGTGTTCATTCTATTATATAGTACAAGGGGACTTGgaaatatagtgcattcggaaagcattcagaccccttcctttttccacattgtgttacgctacagccttattctaaaattgcttaaatgaattgttttcctcatcaatctacacacattaccccataatgacaaagcgaaaaaacaggcttttagaaatgtttgcaaatatataaaaaacaccaactgaaataccttatttacataagtattcagaccctttgctatgagactcaaaattgagctcaggtgcatcctgtttccattgatcatccttgagatatttctacaactggttggagtccacctgtggtaaattcaattgattggacatgatttggaaaggcacacacctgtctatataaggtctcacagttgacagtgcatgtcagagcaaagaccaagcaattaggtcgaaggaattgtccatagagttcagagaca
This genomic window contains:
- the LOC106582180 gene encoding BTB/POZ domain-containing protein KCTD4, with product MPVPLRVAPTHTLTFYCTLHTLILRTTDTDKETVRLLSGMEWNLRRMDSELSQINSDLLQPSKSIKKPSSGTITLNVGGFLYAAHRTTLSRHQGSVLEELASGKKTVQHTDSMGNPFIDRDGPVFRHILNFLRTGDLQLPDDFREAGLLRREAEFYRLSGLVEAILEWEELRAVQREPAFLEVTDERSQGFKVYCSDPTFIDKVKGRLVQISKSRLDGFPEEFEVSSNVIQFRHFIKSEPGSRLVLKQDSTFVCTLECLKLETVMLALKAGFSIITSLDSSKGSVVAAEALHFVK